A single genomic interval of Clostridium facile harbors:
- a CDS encoding cupin domain-containing protein, translating into MDIKKELGEGAVFPVGEKNDAFAQYFIGQSYLNMLTTQGVGIGNVTFEPGCRNNWHIHHKGGQILLVTGGRGYYQEWGKPAQELKPGDVVNIPPEIKHWHGAAPDSWFQHLAIEVPAEGSSNEWLEPVSSEEYSKLK; encoded by the coding sequence TAAAAAAGAATTAGGGGAAGGGGCGGTCTTTCCGGTTGGCGAAAAAAACGATGCTTTTGCCCAATATTTTATTGGACAGAGCTATTTAAACATGCTTACTACTCAGGGGGTTGGTATTGGGAATGTTACTTTTGAACCAGGATGTCGGAACAATTGGCATATCCACCATAAAGGCGGGCAAATTTTACTGGTAACTGGGGGTAGAGGGTACTATCAAGAATGGGGAAAACCTGCTCAGGAGTTGAAACCTGGTGATGTGGTCAATATCCCTCCAGAAATAAAACACTGGCATGGAGCGGCACCGGATAGCTGGTTCCAGCATTTAGCAATAGAAGTACCAGCAGAAGGTAGTTCCAACGAATGGCTGGAACCAGTTTCTTCAGAAGAATACAGCAAACTGAAATAG
- a CDS encoding aldo/keto reductase, producing the protein MVLQEKYSLSNGVEIPKLGLGTWFIEDSKAPQAVYEAVKIGYRHIDTAQAYENERGVGEGIRTCGVAREQLFVTTKLAAEIKSYDAAVKAIDGSLKLMGLDYIDMMLIHSPQPWADFRGGDYAEGNRQAWRALEDAYKAGKLRAIGVSNFKEQDLENILSSCTVSPMVNQLLVHISNTPKNLISYCQSRKILVEAYSPVAHGEILNHPKIAEIAKKYQVTVAQLCIRYDLQLGTLPLPKTANPAHMLENAQLDFTISDQDMEQLAAIEQISDYGEFSFFPVFSGK; encoded by the coding sequence ATGGTTTTACAAGAAAAATATTCCCTTTCTAACGGAGTAGAAATACCAAAATTGGGATTGGGTACATGGTTTATCGAAGATAGCAAAGCACCTCAAGCGGTTTATGAAGCAGTAAAGATAGGATATCGCCACATTGACACTGCCCAGGCATATGAAAATGAACGTGGTGTTGGGGAGGGAATCCGTACTTGCGGTGTTGCCCGTGAACAATTGTTTGTTACCACCAAACTGGCAGCGGAAATCAAATCCTACGACGCTGCGGTAAAGGCGATTGATGGTTCATTGAAATTGATGGGGCTGGACTACATTGATATGATGTTAATCCACAGTCCACAGCCATGGGCGGATTTCCGCGGTGGAGATTATGCGGAAGGCAACCGTCAAGCATGGCGTGCGTTAGAGGATGCTTACAAAGCAGGGAAACTTCGGGCAATCGGTGTTTCTAATTTTAAAGAACAGGATCTAGAAAATATCCTTTCCTCCTGTACGGTTTCCCCTATGGTAAACCAGTTACTGGTGCATATCAGCAATACACCAAAAAACCTCATTTCTTACTGTCAGAGCAGAAAAATCCTTGTGGAGGCATATTCTCCTGTTGCTCATGGGGAAATCCTCAACCATCCAAAAATTGCGGAAATCGCGAAAAAATATCAGGTAACTGTAGCACAGCTCTGTATTCGTTACGATTTACAGTTGGGTACCTTGCCGTTACCAAAAACAGCAAATCCAGCTCATATGCTGGAAAATGCTCAGTTGGATTTTACCATTTCAGACCAGGATATGGAGCAATTAGCTGCCATAGAACAAATCAGCGATTATGGTGAATTCAGCTTTTTCCCAGTGTTTAGCGGGAAATAA
- a CDS encoding response regulator transcription factor translates to MYRILIVEDDRGIASAVQQQISSWGLEAKCVEDFRNVLAEFSAYDPHLVLMDISLPFFNGYHWCSEIRKASKIPIVFLSSASDNMNLIMAINMGGDDFIPKPFDQSVLMAKIQAVLRRTYDYSGQVPVLEHRGAMLNTADATLIYQGTRIDLTKNEFKILQTLMEQKGKVVSREKLMERLWESDSFVDENTLSVNVNRLRKKLDAAGLTQFIATKVGMGYLIEPTEG, encoded by the coding sequence ATGTACCGGATTTTAATTGTAGAGGATGATAGGGGGATTGCCTCTGCTGTCCAGCAACAAATTTCTTCTTGGGGATTGGAAGCAAAATGTGTGGAGGATTTTCGGAATGTCTTGGCAGAATTTTCTGCCTATGATCCTCATTTGGTACTGATGGATATTTCCCTTCCATTTTTTAATGGATACCATTGGTGTAGCGAGATTCGCAAAGCATCCAAAATCCCCATTGTGTTCCTTTCCTCTGCTTCGGATAATATGAACTTAATTATGGCAATCAATATGGGCGGAGATGATTTTATCCCCAAGCCGTTTGACCAATCGGTGCTGATGGCAAAAATTCAGGCAGTTCTGCGCCGGACCTACGATTATAGCGGGCAGGTTCCTGTTTTGGAGCATCGAGGAGCCATGTTAAACACAGCGGACGCTACCCTCATATATCAGGGGACCCGCATTGACCTGACCAAAAACGAGTTTAAAATCCTACAAACCTTGATGGAACAGAAAGGTAAGGTTGTTAGCCGGGAAAAATTAATGGAGCGCCTTTGGGAAAGCGACAGCTTTGTGGATGAAAACACCCTGAGTGTCAATGTAAATCGGCTGCGGAAAAAGTTAGATGCAGCAGGGCTGACACAGTTTATTGCCACTAAGGTTGGGATGGGATATTTGATTGAACCAACAGAAGGATGA
- a CDS encoding sensor histidine kinase, whose protein sequence is MKLLLQYFNYHKKSIVVFISFGVIFAVVFFLYRLPVSAVGYGVAVCAFVGMIAMILDFQRFYRKHHQLKKVCEQINVTKEHLPSTKQLLEQDYQEIIYTLYQQRQELSDQMNNKYTDLVEYYTIWAHQIKTPIASMRLNLQSQDTDLSRELSDDLIRIEQYVEMVLCYLRLDSSSTDYVIREYDLDQMVKQAVRKFATQFIRKKITLRYNALDCNVLTDEKWLLFVIEQLLSNALKYTKSGGTITIELEQPKILCIRDTGIGIAPEDLPRVFEKGYTGYNGRSDKKASGIGLYLCRRICENLGHRIELSSDLDSGTVVRIHLNSANLEVE, encoded by the coding sequence ATGAAATTGCTACTCCAATATTTTAACTACCACAAAAAGTCAATTGTAGTATTCATCAGCTTTGGCGTCATTTTCGCAGTTGTGTTTTTCCTTTACCGCCTGCCTGTATCCGCCGTGGGCTATGGTGTGGCAGTTTGCGCCTTTGTGGGGATGATTGCGATGATACTGGATTTCCAACGGTTTTATCGGAAACATCATCAGCTAAAAAAGGTATGTGAACAGATTAATGTTACCAAAGAACATCTTCCTTCAACCAAACAATTATTGGAACAGGATTATCAAGAAATCATCTATACCCTTTACCAGCAAAGGCAGGAACTGTCGGATCAGATGAACAACAAATATACAGATCTGGTGGAATACTATACCATATGGGCACACCAAATCAAAACGCCGATTGCTTCCATGAGGCTGAACCTGCAAAGCCAGGATACCGACCTGAGTAGGGAATTATCGGATGATTTGATTCGGATTGAACAATATGTGGAGATGGTATTGTGCTATCTCCGCCTAGATTCCAGTTCCACTGATTATGTCATACGAGAATATGATTTGGATCAGATGGTAAAACAGGCTGTTAGAAAATTTGCCACCCAGTTTATCCGGAAAAAGATTACCCTGCGGTACAATGCTTTGGACTGTAACGTGTTGACGGATGAAAAATGGCTGTTGTTTGTAATAGAACAGTTATTATCCAACGCTTTAAAATACACCAAATCTGGAGGGACTATTACAATCGAACTGGAACAGCCCAAAATATTATGTATCCGAGATACTGGTATTGGCATCGCCCCGGAAGACCTGCCCCGGGTATTTGAAAAAGGGTATACCGGCTACAATGGCAGGAGTGACAAAAAAGCTAGCGGTATTGGGCTATACCTCTGCCGGCGTATCTGTGAAAATTTAGGGCATCGGATTGAGCTTTCTTCTGATTTAGATAGTGGAACGGTAGTACGGATTCATCTGAATAGTGCCAATTTAGAAGTAGAATGA
- a CDS encoding ABC transporter ATP-binding protein: MPILEVNNLKKIYTTRFGGNQVQALRSVNFSVEKGEYVAIMGESGSGKTTLLNILAALDKPTGGSVLLDGKDLSKIKDSEIANFRRDNLGFVFQDFNLLDTFSLQDNIFLPLVLAGKNFQEMKQKLTPIAEKLGITPLLSKYPYEVSGGQKQRAAVARALITNPRLILADEPTGALDSKSTDELLELFSNINRDGQTILMVTHSVKAASHAQRVLFIKDGEVFHQIYRGNSTDQQLYQKISDTLTLLATGGDQ; the protein is encoded by the coding sequence ATGCCAATATTAGAAGTAAATAATCTGAAAAAAATCTATACAACACGTTTTGGAGGAAATCAAGTTCAAGCTCTCCGGAGTGTAAATTTCAGTGTTGAAAAAGGGGAATATGTTGCTATCATGGGAGAGTCCGGTTCTGGTAAAACCACCCTTTTAAATATTTTAGCAGCCCTAGATAAGCCAACTGGAGGAAGTGTTCTATTGGATGGAAAGGATTTATCCAAAATTAAAGATTCCGAAATTGCTAACTTTCGCCGGGATAACCTGGGGTTTGTATTCCAGGATTTTAATCTTCTAGATACTTTTTCCCTTCAAGATAATATCTTTTTACCATTAGTACTTGCGGGGAAAAATTTTCAGGAAATGAAGCAGAAACTCACTCCTATTGCGGAAAAGCTAGGGATTACACCGTTATTATCCAAATATCCATACGAAGTTTCTGGTGGTCAAAAACAGCGTGCAGCGGTTGCTAGGGCGTTGATTACCAATCCAAGGCTCATTCTTGCCGATGAACCAACCGGCGCTTTGGATTCCAAATCCACTGATGAATTGTTGGAGCTGTTCTCCAATATTAACCGGGATGGTCAAACCATTCTGATGGTAACCCACTCGGTCAAAGCGGCGAGCCATGCCCAAAGGGTATTATTTATCAAGGACGGAGAAGTTTTCCATCAAATTTACCGTGGAAATAGTACCGACCAACAGCTATACCAAAAAATTTCGGATACCTTAACACTTTTGGCAACAGGCGGTGATCAATAA
- a CDS encoding ABC transporter permease — protein sequence MKLGFYPKLAFTGIAKNKKTYLPYILTCIGMVMMFYIILFLTSSQVLYNMRGVDVMQSILSMGCGVIGLFSLIFLFYTNSFLIRRRKKEFGLYNILGMGKRNLARILIWESIIIAVISIIGGLICGILFSKVGELIMTQMLDGDISFSFTVSFQSIWVTLIVFAGIFFLILLNSLRQIHLSNPIQLLRSDNVGEKPPKANWIVAFLGVILLAAAYYLALSIQDPISALMWFFVAVIMVIIATYLLFIAGSVALCKLLQKNKRYYYKTNHFVSVSSMVYRMKRNGAGLASICILSTMVLVIISSTACLYIGAEDSLHSRYPRDILVETTTMEEHYIDDVHSTIDQVLQQNNQEEQDQLHYQYLSVGGFFQEDQVIFGQSKIDTMQLMSSIENVRQIYVVPIDDYNKLMGTNETLGENEALLFATKSDYPYDTISLENFGTVTIKQTVPEFVGNGDDAMMITSSIYLFVPKDTMIGIYNAQYSIYGDEIASACKDYYGFNLDCDDHTQIEIQNQIDRKIAQMQQEDNQFPKVISEGIAAERSGFYALYGGMFFLGVLLGIVFILGAVLIMYYKQVTEGYEDQGRFEILQKVGMTKKEIKKSINSQVLTVFFLPLIAAGVHTAFAFPLIKKMLVLFSLTNTGLLIGITIGSYLLFALFYIIVYLVTSKSYYSIVSNRKKEAA from the coding sequence ATGAAATTAGGATTTTACCCCAAACTTGCCTTTACCGGCATTGCAAAAAATAAAAAGACCTATCTTCCTTACATTTTAACCTGTATTGGAATGGTTATGATGTTTTACATTATCCTATTTTTAACATCCAGCCAGGTATTGTACAACATGCGGGGTGTAGATGTCATGCAATCCATCCTTTCAATGGGTTGCGGCGTTATTGGTCTGTTCTCGTTAATTTTTCTGTTTTACACCAACTCTTTTTTAATCCGCCGAAGAAAAAAAGAATTCGGGCTGTATAACATCCTGGGGATGGGGAAAAGGAATTTGGCTCGTATTTTAATATGGGAATCCATTATTATCGCGGTGATTTCCATAATTGGTGGACTGATTTGTGGTATCCTGTTTTCCAAGGTTGGGGAATTGATTATGACCCAAATGTTAGATGGGGACATTAGTTTTTCATTTACCGTCAGTTTTCAATCAATTTGGGTAACACTCATTGTATTTGCTGGAATTTTCTTTTTGATTTTATTAAATTCTCTGCGGCAAATCCATCTCTCTAATCCAATCCAATTATTGCGTAGTGATAATGTAGGAGAAAAACCGCCAAAAGCAAACTGGATAGTTGCTTTTTTAGGAGTTATTCTTTTAGCAGCTGCCTACTATCTGGCTTTGTCTATCCAAGATCCAATTTCTGCGTTGATGTGGTTTTTTGTAGCGGTTATTATGGTAATTATAGCAACCTATCTCCTATTCATTGCAGGTTCTGTTGCGCTGTGCAAGTTATTACAGAAAAATAAACGCTATTATTATAAAACAAACCATTTCGTTTCGGTTTCCTCCATGGTATACCGTATGAAACGGAACGGGGCAGGTTTGGCTTCTATCTGTATCCTGTCTACCATGGTATTAGTGATTATTTCATCCACAGCCTGCCTGTACATTGGAGCGGAAGACAGCCTGCACTCCCGTTATCCTCGGGATATTTTGGTGGAAACTACCACAATGGAGGAGCATTACATTGATGATGTTCACAGTACAATTGACCAAGTATTACAACAAAACAACCAAGAGGAACAAGATCAGTTACATTATCAGTATTTATCTGTAGGTGGTTTTTTCCAGGAGGATCAGGTGATTTTTGGCCAAAGCAAAATAGATACCATGCAATTAATGTCCTCTATTGAAAATGTACGCCAAATTTATGTGGTCCCAATTGATGACTATAACAAGCTTATGGGAACCAATGAAACATTAGGGGAAAACGAAGCACTCTTGTTTGCAACAAAATCGGATTATCCCTATGATACCATTTCCCTTGAAAACTTTGGCACCGTAACAATCAAGCAAACAGTGCCAGAATTTGTAGGAAATGGGGACGATGCGATGATGATAACATCTTCTATTTACCTGTTTGTACCAAAAGATACGATGATTGGCATTTATAATGCACAATATTCCATTTATGGAGATGAAATAGCTTCTGCTTGCAAAGACTACTACGGTTTTAATCTGGATTGTGATGACCATACCCAGATAGAAATTCAAAACCAAATTGATCGGAAAATTGCCCAGATGCAGCAGGAAGATAATCAGTTTCCAAAAGTAATTTCGGAAGGCATTGCCGCGGAACGGTCAGGATTTTACGCCTTGTATGGTGGAATGTTTTTCTTAGGCGTCCTTTTGGGGATTGTATTTATCCTTGGTGCTGTTTTAATCATGTACTACAAACAGGTGACAGAAGGTTACGAAGACCAAGGCAGGTTTGAAATCTTACAAAAGGTCGGTATGACCAAAAAAGAAATCAAAAAAAGTATTAATTCTCAGGTATTGACTGTATTTTTCTTGCCTTTAATCGCAGCTGGAGTGCATACGGCGTTTGCGTTCCCACTAATTAAGAAAATGCTGGTTTTGTTTAGCTTAACAAATACTGGTTTATTGATTGGCATTACCATCGGAAGTTATTTATTGTTTGCTTTGTTCTACATTATTGTATATTTGGTAACTTCAAAATCTTATTACAGCATTGTAAGTAACAGGAAGAAGGAAGCGGCATGA